The Kribbella sp. NBC_00662 nucleotide sequence CGTACGCCGCGGCCGCGGGCTGCCCGCTCCGCGCGGCGGCCTCGATCAGCTCCGTCAGACCCCAGCCGCACAGGACGAGCTCGTCCTCTGCCACCACATCGCGCGCGGCCGCGAGCGCGGCGTCGTACCGTCCCAAGCCGTTCGACAGTACGGCGGCCGACAGGGCGGCCGTGGTGAGGAGGATGCCTTCGCCGCGCTCCATCGCATCCTGGCGAGCAGCCTCGATCCGTGCGAGTGCGACTTCCTCGGCGCCACGCCATCCGGCCAATAACAGCGCCCCGCACGGGAAGGTCGGGCCCGAGGTCGTCAGTGCGTCGATGCGATCGACCAGCTGCTGTGCGGTGTCGAAGTTGCCGAAGTGGAGCTCGGCCAGGCAGCGGTCGGTCAATGCGAACGGCAGTTTCATCAGCGAGCCGGTCTCCCGCGCGAGGTCCACCCCGCGCGAGGTCAGCTTGTCCCACAGCTCGTCGTCCCACAGATCCGCGCCGATCCGCGACGCGATCCCGAGCCACCGGTTACTTGTCTGGTCGGCGGCCACGGCTCGTACCGTCGGCTTCAGCAGCTGATGGCTCGACACGAACCCGGTCGCGAAGCGCGCGGTGAGACCGACGAGAAGATCCCGTGTCGTCCCGTCACAGGTCCATTCGGTAGGCGTCCGGCGAGCGAAGGCACCCGTACCCGACCCAAGCCGGCCCGCGTAGGTCGCCGCAACCAGGGCCTCCAGAAATCCTTCGCAGGCAAGCGGGTCGTTCGCCCGGTGCAGCTCCTCGGCGGCCTGCAGCAGGCGCTCGGCGGCCGGAACATTGCGCTTGTCGACGAACGCCAAACGGGCGTGCTGCCGGCTGAGATAGCGACGGATCCGTCCGTCCAGTCGACCGAGCCCGGCCGCAGCAAGCAGGTGGACAGCGGAAGAGGCCGAGCCGATGTCGAGCTTCGCCACCGCGGCCGCCAGCAGTCGCGCCGAGCGTACGTCGGCATCGCAGGTGAGTAGCGCGGACCGTTCGAGGAACGCCGCCTCGCCGGCCCGGCCGCACCGCCGACGGGCCGGCGCCGCGCAGTATTCGAGCTCTGTCGCGAGCTGGTCGTCCGGGCCGGTCGTCGCGACGGCGAGGTGCCATGCGCGGCGGTCACGGGCGACCACGGCGTCGGTCGCGGCCGCCAGCGCGCGGTGAACCTGCTCGCGCTCCGAGCTCGTCGCCAGGCTGTACACCGCCGACCGAACGCCGGGGTTCACGAACAGGACGCGAGTCTCCTGCCGAAGCCAGCCCTCGTCCTGAAGAGTCCTCGTCACGTGACGGTCGAGACCGAGGACGTCCGCGGCCCTCCACTGGAGTGCCGGGTCGCCGGTCGGGTCGGCCGCCGCCAGGATGAGCGCCAGGCGCTCGGCGTGCGTGAGGCGTCCCATCCGCTCGCCCAGCTCGCCGGTGTCCCCGCGGACAACGCCGTACCCGCCGGCGAAGTCCGGCGACATCACGCCGTCCACGGCCGCGAGGATGTCGCGTGGGATGCCGTTCGCTTCGGCGACGATCCGGCTGAGCACGGCCTCGTCGACACCGCCGTACGACGCTGTCCGCAGCAGCGCGCGACCGTCGGCATCGCTGAGCCCGGTCAGCTGCAGGCAAGGGAACTGGGCGAAGTCGTCGGCGTCGGCACAGGTCGCGAGGACAACCGCGACCGGGCAGGCGCCGAGCCGTCGTACCGCGAAGGCGAGCGCCCGCGAGGTCGCCGCGTCGAGCCACTGAGCATCGTCGACCAGGATCAGTGCCGGTCGGTCTTTGGCAGCCCCGATCAGCAGTGTCTGTGTGGCCAGACCGATGAGGTAAGGGTCAGCATGTCCCTCCGTGATTCCGAATGCGGCCTCGACGTCGGCGCGTTGGGGGAGGTCGAGCGCG carries:
- a CDS encoding AAA family ATPase, with the translated sequence MSPSLIGRSAVQRRLEDEFRLARSGQGRVVVLRGEAGIGRSAVLDLAAAGAPGMEIVRTRGVQSERAMPFAALQQLCTTLRADLTALDLPQRADVEAAFGITEGHADPYLIGLATQTLLIGAAKDRPALILVDDAQWLDAATSRALAFAVRRLGACPVAVVLATCADADDFAQFPCLQLTGLSDADGRALLRTASYGGVDEAVLSRIVAEANGIPRDILAAVDGVMSPDFAGGYGVVRGDTGELGERMGRLTHAERLALILAAADPTGDPALQWRAADVLGLDRHVTRTLQDEGWLRQETRVLFVNPGVRSAVYSLATSSEREQVHRALAAATDAVVARDRRAWHLAVATTGPDDQLATELEYCAAPARRRCGRAGEAAFLERSALLTCDADVRSARLLAAAVAKLDIGSASSAVHLLAAAGLGRLDGRIRRYLSRQHARLAFVDKRNVPAAERLLQAAEELHRANDPLACEGFLEALVAATYAGRLGSGTGAFARRTPTEWTCDGTTRDLLVGLTARFATGFVSSHQLLKPTVRAVAADQTSNRWLGIASRIGADLWDDELWDKLTSRGVDLARETGSLMKLPFALTDRCLAELHFGNFDTAQQLVDRIDALTTSGPTFPCGALLLAGWRGAEEVALARIEAARQDAMERGEGILLTTAALSAAVLSNGLGRYDAALAAARDVVAEDELVLCGWGLTELIEAAARSGQPAAAAYALEALAERTRAAGTDWALGLEARSRALLTDGPQAERLYQLAIDHLARTRVVVHLARTQLVYGEWLRREGRRVDARVQLKAARDRLAAAGATAFTERAHREYLATGDRARRRIADHRDQLTPQETSIAALAGQGLTNPEIGERLFLSPRTVEYHLHKVFEKFGISSRRALLHKLTPDVAGEHG